The following coding sequences lie in one Silene latifolia isolate original U9 population chromosome 5, ASM4854445v1, whole genome shotgun sequence genomic window:
- the LOC141655077 gene encoding uncharacterized protein LOC141655077 produces MGDDSSSDDVRSLANDFVLSVNMDSSMGSVARFVNLLCDGGLTVPTGSRTAGKAKQDEFKILELAEFTGGTDPENYLDWERKIERFFDFKDITDEKRCRYAILRLIKGASLWFEGLKAKRIRVGKEKIASWESLKRKLRKRYVPTTHRITTYRKIAEFRQGKLSVGEYIDEFENLSLMGELEEIEEQKMARFLRGLNSNVASTVELYPYSDFDTLCGLCLKLEAQGKTKYGGGSSSDSRKPKYWSKDESQSKFNSPVSSSNPNKIHNSDNTTIPKTTNSSKETSLSKGNSEGEEEVEAYSAPVYDTVLVIRSLQTKPGPNESEQRDQLFHTKCQVGNKWCSVIIDGGSCTNVASSEMVDKLGLTTTAHPRPYSLHWLDDGNKMKVSKQVLVGLTMGSYYDKVLCDVIPMDACHILLGRPWQFDRDVIHRGRSNEYELRDKGKKIVLKPMSSQDIRAMSVKNKKENLLIKERDIECAIKKAEHVYLLLAKEESIGNKEGMSGGHIDGCNPEETKELQKQIDELVERGFVRESLSPCAVPVLLVPKKDGSWLSGSGVSVDSAKIEVIQSWPQPKTVTDVRSFMGLASFYRRFIRNFSTIACPMTECLKRGAFVWGEAANNAFELLKTKLCEAPVLALPDFSQPFEVDCDASGVGIGAVLIHCGRPIAYFSEKLGGARLKYCTYDKEFYSIIRALRHWSHYLRPSHFILHSDHESLKYINGQQNLSPRHAKWVEFLQSFHFSSKYKDGRSNIVADALSRRYVLLSTLNIRLLGFEILENYYQDDGEFWVIFEKCGKGPFEEFMLQEGFLFKGNRLCVPKHPIRDLLVREAHGGSLAGHFGMAKTLEVLKEHFFWPKMIGDVTILVNKCVTCKVTKSSFKPGLYPPLPVPLRPWEDVSMDFIVALPRTHRGKDAIMVVVDRFSKMAHFVACHKTDDASNVAELYYREIVRLHGIPKTIVSDRDSKFLSYFWNTLWRKVGTKLLFSTTHHPQTDGQTEVTNRTLGVLLRGLVSRSLKDWDVKLAHAEFAYNRSPTHATSHSPFEVVYGANPYLPLDLIPLPKDELVHKDAEAKLKSMVKLHEQVRKQIEAINVSYQRKANKHRKPRVFQDGDLVWVHLRKERFPGKRKNKLMPRAEGPYKVISRVNDNAYKVELPGDYGVHATFNVGDLSPYLDDDGLVELRSIPFKGGGDDMGDDSSSDDVRSLANDFVLSVNMDSSMGSVARFVNLLCNGGLTV; encoded by the exons CGGTTCTTCGATTTCAAAGACATCACTGACGAGAAGAGATGTCGATATGCGATTTTACGATTGATCAAAGGAGCGTCCTTATGGTTCGAGGGGTTGAAGGCCAAAAGAATACGAGTTGGAAAGGAGAAAATTGCATCGTGGGAGTCCTTGAAGCGGAAACTTCGTAAACGGTATGTACCCACAACCCATAGGATTACTACTTATCGTAAAATTGCGGAGTTTAGGCAAGGGAAATTGAGTGTGGGGGAGTATATTGATGAATTTGAAAATTTGTCGTTAATGGGGGAATTAGAGGAGATAGAGGAACAAAAAATGGCAAGATTTTTACGAGGGTTGAATTCCAACGTTGCTAGCACAGTAGAGTTGTATCCTTACTCGGATTTCGATACATTGTGTGGGCTTTGTCTGAAACTCGAGGCTCAGGGAAAAACGAAATACGGGGGAGGGTCGAGTTCTGACTCAAGAAAACCCAAATACTGGTCCAAAGACGAATCACAATCTAAATTCAATTCCCCTGTGTCTAGCAGTAACCCAAACAAAATCCATAACTCAGACAATACCACCATCCCTAAAACGACTAATTCATCCAAGGAAACCTCTCTGTCAAAA GGAAACAGTGAGGGTGAAGAGGAGGTGGAGGCTTATAGTGCTCCTGTTTACGACACAGTTTTGGTTATTCGTTCTTTACAAACCAAGCCGGGTCCAAATGAGTCGGAACAACGAGACCAATTGTTTCATACCAAATGCCAAGTCGGGAACAAATGGTGTAGCGTCATAATTGATGGAGGTAGTTGCACTAACGTTGCTTCTAGCGAGATGGTTGATAAACTCGGGTTGACCACCACGGCTCATCCTAGGCCGTATTCATTACATTGGCTCGATGATGGTAATAAGATGAAAGTGTCGAAGCAGGTACTTGTGGGTCTGACCATGGGGTCCTATTATGATAAAGTTTTATGCGACGTAATTCCGATGGATGCCTGTCACATTTTATTAGGCCGTCCTTGGCAGTTTGATCGGGATGTGATACATCGAGGGCGGAGTAATGAGTATGAGCTGCGAGATAAGGGTAAAAAAATCGTGTTGAAACCTATGTCCTCCCAAGATATTCGTGCCATGAGTGTtaagaataaaaaggaaaattTGCTAATCAAAGAACGTGATATTGAGTGTGCAATAAAAAAAGCTGAACATGTTTATTTACTTTTAGCTAAGGAGGAATCAATAGGTAACAAAGAGGGGATGTCAGGAGGCCACATTGATGG GTGCAATCCAGAGGAGACAAAAGAGCTTCAGAAACAAATTGACGAATTGGTAGAGCGGGGATTTGTCCGTGAAAGCCTTAGCCCTTGTGCCGTGCCGGTACTGCTTGTTCCTAAGAAAGACGGGTCTTGGC TGTCGGGCAGTGGTGTTTCCGTGGACAGCGCCAAAATCGAAGTCATTCAATCCTGGCCGCAACCGAAGACAGTCACCGACGTCAGGTCCTTCATGGGTCTTGCTTCTTTTTACCGTCGGTTCATTCGTAATTTTAGTACGATAGCGTGTCCGATGACCGAATGCCTTAAGAGGGGTGCATTCGTTTGGGGAGAAGCAGCCAACAATGCATTTGAGTTATTAAAGACTAAATTATGCGAGGCACCCGTGCTAGCTCTCCCGGACTTTTCTCAACCTTTTGAGGTCGACTGTGATGCAAGCGGTGTGGGTATTGGGGCCGTTTTAATTCATTGTGGGCGTCCAATCGCATATTTTTCCGAGAAATTAGGGGGAGCTCGGTTGAAGTATTGCACATACGATAAAGAGTTCTACTCTATCATTCGAGCTTTGAGGCACTGGAGTCATTATTTGCGACCGAGCCATTTTATATTGCATTCCGACCATGAGTCATTGAAGTATATTAATGGGCAACAAAATCTGAGTCCGAGGCATGCGAAATGGGTCGAGTTTTTACAGTCCTTCCATTTTTCCTCAAAATATAAAGATGGACGCAGTAACATTGTAGCCGACGCATTGTCACGAAGGTATGTTTTATTGTCTACTTTAAATATCCGTCTTCTTGGTTTTGAAATTCTGGAAAATTATTATCAAGATGATGGTGAATTTTGGGTAATATTTGAGAAGTGTGGTAAGGGTCCATTCGAGGAGTTTATGTTGCAGGAGGGTTTTCTATTTAAAGGGAATCGTCTTTGTGTTCCTAAACACCCAATTCGGGACTTATTGGTCCGAGAGGCTCACGGTGGGAGTTTGGCCGGTCACTTCGGAATGGCTAAAACGCTTGAGGTGTTAAAGGAGCATTTCTTTTGGCCCAAAATGATAGGCgatgtgacgatcttggtgaacAAGTGTGTAACATGTAAAGTGACCAAAAGTTCATTTAAACCCGGCCTTTATCCTCCGTTACCAGTCCCGCTTCGACCTTGGGAAGATGTGTCGATGGATTTTATAGTGGCTCTACCTCGTACTCATAGGGGTAAGGACGCTATTATGGTGGTCGTGGATAGGTTTTCTAAAATGGCCCACTTTGTAGCTTGTCATAAAACCGACGATGCGAGCAATGTTGCCGAGCTTTATTATAGGGAGATTGTCCGTCTTCATGGAATTCCAAAAACGATTGTGTCGGACCGAGACTCCAAGTTTTTGAGTTATTTTTGGAATACCTTGTGGCGAAAGGTTGGCACGAAACTCCTTTTTAGTACCACTCATCATCCGCAAACGGACGGGCAAACGGAAGTGACAAACCGGACCTTGGGGGTATTGTTACGTGGGTTGGTCAGTCGGTCCTTGAAGGATTGGGATGTTAAGTTGGCTCATGCCGAGTTCGCTTATAATCGTTCTCCGACACATGCTACGAGTCATTCCCCTTTTGAAGTGGTTTATGGAGCTAATCCGTATCTTCCACTGGATTTAATTCCACTTCCGAAAGACGAGTTAGTGCATAAAGATGCTGAAGCTAAATTAAAGTCTATGGTTAAATTGCACGAACAAGTCCGTAAGCAAATTGAAGCTATCAATGTTTCGTATCAACGGAAAGCAAATAAACACAGGAAACCTCGAGTGTTCCAAGATGGTGACTTAGTTTGGGTCCATTTGCGTAAGGAGCGATTTCCGGGGAAAAGGAAAAATAAGCTTATGCCAAGGGCCGAAGGGCCTTACAAAGTGATTTCCCGTGTGAACGACAACGCTTACAAAGTTGAATTGCCCGGTGATTACGGTGTCCATGCTACTTTTAACGTGGGTGACTTATCCCCGTACTTGGATGATGACGGACTAGTcgaattgaggtcaattcctttcaaagggggaggggatgatatGGGTGACGATTCCAGTAGCGATGATGTTCGTAGCTTGGCAAATGATTTTGTGCTCTCGGTGAATATGGATAGCTCGATGGGTTCAGTGGCGCGCTTCGTCAATTTGTTATGTAACGGTGGACTGACAGTGTGA